A single genomic interval of Saccharomyces eubayanus strain FM1318 chromosome IV, whole genome shotgun sequence harbors:
- the YMC2 gene encoding organic acid transporter has translation MSEEFPTPQLLDELEDPQNSAVLDSNKGLSSNRVLKDIFAGTVGGVAQVLVGQPFDTTKVRLQTATTRTTTLEVLRKLVKNEGVFAFYKGALTPLLGVGICVSVQFGVNEAMKRFFHTYNASKNANISSQNVDLSRSNTLPLYQYYICGLTGGVVNSFLASPIEQIRIRLQTQTSNGGDREFKGPWDCIKKLKAQGGLMRGWFPTMIRAGHGLGTYFLVYEALMAKEISTGLTRNEIPPWKLCLFGAFSGTMLWLTVYPLDVVKSIIQNDDLRKPKYKNSISYVAKTIYAKEGIRAFFKGFGPTMVRSAPVNGATFVTFELVMRFLGED, from the coding sequence ATGAGCGAAGAATTTCCTACGCCGCAACTCCTGGATGAGTTGGAAGACCCACAAAATTCTGCTGTATTGGACAGTAACAAAGGGCTAAGTTCCAATCGTGTGttgaaagatatttttgCCGGTACCGTTGGTGGTGTTGCACAAGTTCTTGTTGGACAACCGTTTGATACAACAAAAGTTCGACTTCAAACTGCGACTACAAGGACAACAACACTGGAGGTATTGCGTAAACTTGTTAAGAATGAAGGTGTGTTTGCATTTTATAAAGGCGCCTTAACGCCGTTATTGGGGGTAGGTATATGTGTCTCAGTACAATTTGGTGTGAACGAGGccatgaaaagatttttccaTACCTATAATGCCTCCAAGAACGCGAATATAAGCTCCCAAAACGTAGACCTCTCGCGTTCAAATACACTTCCACTATACCAGTACTACATTTGTGGGCTGACAGGTGGTGTAGtgaattcatttttggCCTCGCCGATTGAACAGATTAGAATCCGTCTACAAACACAGACATCAAATGGCGGAGACAGAGAATTTAAAGGACCCTGGGACTgtatcaaaaaattgaaggcCCAAGGTGGGTTGATGAGAGGGTGGTTTCCAACAATGATAAGAGCCGGGCACGGGCTAGGGACGTATTTCCTTGTGTACGAGGCATTGATGGCTAAAGAAATCAGCACCGGATTAACAAGAAACGAAATTCCTCCTTGGAAACTGTGTCTATTTGGTGCATTTTCCGGCACAATGTTGTGGTTGACGGTGTATCCATTGGATGTCGTGAAATCTATCATACAAAACGATGATTTACGAAAACCCAAATACAAGAATTCCATTTCCTACGTAGCAAAGACGATCTACGCCAAAGAAGGTATCAGGGCTTTCTTTAAAGGGTTCGGGCCCACAATGGTTAGATCCGCACCTGTAAATGGTGCTACGTTTGTCACATTTGAACTAGTCATGAGGTTTCTCGGAGAAGATTAG
- the VID24 gene encoding glucose-induced degradation complex subunit VID24: MINNPKVDSLAEKSKATVSKHPEQVALPELAPAKPAPRQQYPITFNLTSNSPFRLVDRQHYLQDQDLYKCASRDSLSSLQQLAHTANGSIRKKYIVEDQSPYWPEDPVAAIPSLNHTTCTNYLRPRMQFTGYQISGYKRYQVTVNLKTVDFPTGRSTSLSPHLSGFLSIRGLTNQHPEISTYFEAYAVTHKELAFLSSSWKDEPVLNEYKATDQTDLEHWINFPSFRQLFLMSQKNTANPTDSNTAENTGKNQQQQQLPTTSSTDANNISRIFSQEKQFGDYLDERFIFMKWKEKFLVPDALLMEGVDGASYDGFYYIVHDQVTGNIQGFYYHQDAEKFQQLELVPSMKNKVESSDCSFEFA, encoded by the coding sequence ATGATTAATAATCCTAAAGTAGACAGTTTGGCGGAGAAATCCAAGGCTACCGTTTCTAAGCATCCGGAGCAGGTGGCTTTGCCGGAGCTGGCTCCGGCAAAGCCTGCGCCTAGACAGCAGTACCCGATCACGTTCAACCTGACCTCTAACTCGCCATTCCGTCTCGTTGACCGCCAGCATTATTTGCAGGACCAGGACCTTTACAAGTGCGCCTCCAGGGACTCGTTGTCCTCCTTGCAGCAGCTTGCCCACACGGCCAACGGTTCCATCAGGAAGAAGTACATAGTTGAGGACCAGTCCCCGTACTGGCCCGAAGATCCCGTCGCGGCAATCCCCTCTCTCAACCACACGACCTGCACGAACTATTTGAGGCCAAGGATGCAGTTCACGGGCTACCAGATTTCGGGCTACAAAAGATACCAGGTTACGGTGAACTTGAAAACGGTCGACTTTCCAACAGGCCGCAGCACGTCGTTGTCGCCTCACCTATCCGGGTTTTTGTCAATAAGAGGCCTCACCAACCAACACCCGGAGATTAGCACGTATTTTGAAGCTTACGCAGTGACTCACAAAGAGTTAGCCTTCTTGTCTTCTAGCTGGAAGGACGAGCCAGTGCTAAACGAATACAAGGCTACGGACCAAACCGACTTGGAACACTGGATAAATTTCCCCTCTTTCAGACAGCTTTTCCTAATGAGTCAAAAGAATACCGCCAACCCAACTGACAGCAACACCGCAGAAAATACCGGTAAGAaccagcaacaacaacagttACCCACTACATCGAGCACGGATGCAAATAACATCTCAAGAATTTTCAGTCAAGAGAAACAGTTCGGCGACTACCTAGACGAGAGATTCATATTCATGAAATGgaaggaaaaatttttggtcCCGGACGCTTTGTTGATGGAAGGCGTAGACGGTGCGTCTTACGATGGGTTTTACTACATTGTCCATGATCAAGTCACTGGTAACATTCAAGGGTTCTACTATCACCAAGACGCGGAAAAATTCCAGCAACTGGAGCTGGTACCttcaatgaaaaacaaagtcGAATCCAGCGATTgctcttttgaatttgcttGA
- the SND3 gene encoding Snd3p — MNPQISNIIIMLVMMQLSRRLDMEDPTIIMYIRILYCSSIAISWMVYQMARKRIVAKNDMTTMKYVVPGNAMSGEGEKLEVTTVKDYDLKETDSAIKSIYTGMAMMGFMHLYLGYTNPLFMQSISPVKSALEHNEVKIHLFGKPAAGDLKRPFKAASLFGGMGQSGPKTDKKSIEEAERAGNSGVKAE, encoded by the coding sequence ATGAACCCTCAAATCAGTAACATTATCATCATGTTGGTCATGATGCAGCTTTCTCGTCGCTTAGACATGGAGGACCCAACAATCATCATGTACATTAGAATCTTATACTGTTCCTCCATTGCTATCAGCTGGATGGTCTACCAAATGGCCAGAAAGAGAATCGTCGCCAAGAACGATATGACTACCATGAAGTATGTCGTGCCTGGCAACGCCATGTCCGGCGAGGGTGAAAAACTAGAAGTCACCACTGTCAAGGACTACGATTTGAAGGAAACAGATAGTGCTATCAAGTCAATCTACACCGGGATGGCCATGATGGGGTTTATGCATTTGTATTTGGGATACACCAACCCATTGTTCATGCAATCCATCTCTCCCGTCAAGAGCGCTTTGGAACACAACGAAGTGAAGATCCATCTTTTCGGTAAGCCTGCTGCTGGGGACTTGAAGAGACCTTTCAAGGCTGCCTCTTTGTTCGGTGGTATGGGTCAATCTGGTCCAAAGACCGACAAGAAATCTATCGAAGAAGCTGAAAGAGCCGGTAACTCTGGTGTCAAGGCCGAATGa